In Drosophila bipectinata strain 14024-0381.07 chromosome 2R, DbipHiC1v2, whole genome shotgun sequence, one genomic interval encodes:
- the LOC108125024 gene encoding uncharacterized protein has product MPAASSHPRLFFYLLCAASLLAVSKSDTVPLQPPAEDLAYDAALQLGLLNHRLNLLAHEEEARQLSFPNVTLGGLVNRIPCSCDTGLCKCCAGFLSVIGMNSCTEIAYRPDEFSFELRMRVNNNIWFRRKVSGQNPPPFCFRPPRFNFARACIQFHDIWFVGRNMHVCMYMSGEFQGFELFERNFDCLLFGDHGVKIVPPEQGYPVRPNDVDIDDGDDEIEDYDENVVRSLAEKMIG; this is encoded by the exons ATGCCAGCCGCCAGTTCGCATCCACGACTGTTCTTCTACCTGCTCTGCGCCGCCTCCCTCCTGGCCGTCTCCAAATCGGACACCG TGCCGTTGCAACCTCCCGCCGAGGACTTGGCCTACGATGCAGCCTTGCAGCTGGGGCTGCTCAACCACCGCCTGAATCTCCTTGCCCACGAGGAGGAGGCCAGGCAACTGAGCTTCCCGAACGTGACGCTGGGCGGCCTGGTGAACCGCATCCCCTGTAGCTGCGACACTGGCTTGTGCAAGTGCTGTGCTG GCTTCCTCTCCGTCATCGGGATGAACAGTTGCACCGAAATCGCCTACCGCCCGGACGAGTTCTCCTTCGAGCTGCGGATGAGGGTCAACAACAACATCTGGTTCCGGCGCAAGGTCTCTGGCCAGAACCCACCGCCCTTCTGCTTCCGACCGCCGCGCTTCAACTTCGCCAGGGCCTGCATCCAGTTCCACGACATTTGGTTTGTGGGCCGCAACATGCATGTGTGCATGTACATGTCCGGGGAGTTCCAGGGATTCGAGCTCTTCGAAAG GAACTTTGACTGCCTCCTGTTTGGCGACCACGGCGTCAAGATCGTCCCCCCGGAGCAGGGATATCCGGTGAGGCCGAACGACGTGGACATTGACGACGGAGACGATGAGATCGAGGACTACGATGAGAACGTCGTACGCAGCCTGGCCGAAAAGATGATTGGCTAA
- the Ebp gene encoding ejaculatory bulb-specific protein 1, with amino-acid sequence MARQLILILSLALYVGSSQAVLSEIARQTESALNGLADINLAPLRYLNVLFGANPGGIRGLDGAGSAAAALQAAQAANLVANGGVFRDPSIGQISASAGPGNDLITIIKNKRPGSFPIVQGTNFPSLSLNPPVNDFVGRLLGNPGGPGGPGGPGGLGGPGGPGGLGGPGGPGGPFGPGSPFGPGGLGGPGGPGGRGGLGGPGGSFGPGGLGGPGGSFGLGGSFGLGGSRGPRGVGAPGGGFGGSGGIDINLGIGADASRNIERPPGGSGGLFGNGGLFGTGLLGQNGLFGTGLFKIPRFNLLDPLGIFTPVGNLFGGLGNMFGFSSQTRASTDGSGNLGINRGLTGSVSVDLGALLPTPKKILTGLFPLLGVLG; translated from the exons ATGGCGCGACAATTG ATTCTCATCCTTTCACTGGCGCTTTACGTAGGCAGCTCTCAGGCAGTGCTGAGCGAAATAGCCCGCCAGACCGAGTCTGCCTTGAACGGATTGGCAGACATCAATTTGGCTCCACTGCGCTACTTGAACGTGCTGTTCGGAGCCAATCCAGGAGGAATTCGCGGACTCGATGGAGCAGGCTCCGCGGCTGCGGCATTGCAGGCTGCCCAAGCAGCCAACCTCGTGGCCAACGGAGGAGTTTTCCGGGATCCCTCGATCGGTCAAATATCGGCTTCTGCTGGCCCGGGCAACGACTTGATTACaatcatcaaaaacaaaagaccCGGTTCGTTCCCCATCGTTCAGGGCACCAATTTTCCATCACTATCACTGAATCCTCCGGTGAATGATTTTGTTGGACGTTTACTAGGTAATCCGGGTGGTCCTGGTGGTCCTGGTGGTCCTGGTGGTCTTGGTGGTCCTGGTGGTCCTGGTGGTCTTGGTGGTCCTGGTGGTCCTGGTGGTCCCTTCGGTCCAGGTAGTCCCTTCGGTCCAGGTGGTCTAGGTGGTCCAGGTGGTCCAGGTGGTCGAGGTGGTCTGGGTGGTCCGGGTGGTTCCTTCGGTCCAGGTGGTCTGGGTGGTCCAGGGGGTTCCTTCGGTCTAGGTGGTTCCTTCGGTCTAGGTGGTTCACGTGGTCCACGTGGTGTGGGTGCACCAGGAGGCGGGTTCGGTGGCAGCGGAGGTATTGATATCAACTTGGGTATTGGAGCAGACGCCAGCAGAAATATAGAGAGACCTCCAGGCGGCAGCGGTGGACTCTTTGGGAACGGAGGACTATTCGGCACGGGACTCCTCGGCCAGAACGGACTGTTCGGCACTGGACTCTTCAAAATCCCACGGTTCAACCTACTCGACCCCCTAGGCATTTTCACTCCGGTCGGAAACTTATTCGGTGGTCTGGGCAACATGTTCGGGTTCTCCTCACAGACCAGGGCTTCCACGGATGGATCCGGCAACCTGGGCATCAATAGAGGTTTGACCGGCTCCGTCAGCGTGGACCTGGGAGCATTACTTCCCACGCCAAAGAAAATTTTGACCGGGCTATTCCCCCTGCTCGGCGTACTGGGTTAG